A region of Streptomyces deccanensis DNA encodes the following proteins:
- a CDS encoding zinc-binding dehydrogenase, with translation MLVGLEGLERAVDVVIDSVGGPQLVAAWNLLAPGGSVQSVGWTSGEPAVFPPYATVGPTRSLTSFVIEGDTGPDLTALTELAAEGAISVEIGWQGSWAHFAEAAEALRGRRVSGKAVLRVTR, from the coding sequence GTGCTGGTCGGCCTGGAGGGACTCGAGCGAGCCGTCGACGTGGTCATCGACAGCGTCGGCGGTCCCCAGCTGGTGGCGGCATGGAACCTGCTCGCTCCCGGGGGCAGCGTGCAGAGCGTCGGCTGGACTTCCGGGGAGCCGGCGGTCTTCCCCCCGTATGCGACCGTGGGCCCGACCAGGTCGCTGACGTCCTTCGTCATCGAGGGCGATACCGGCCCGGACCTGACCGCTCTCACCGAACTGGCTGCCGAGGGGGCCATCTCTGTCGAGATCGGCTGGCAGGGATCCTGGGCCCATTTCGCCGAGGCCGCCGAGGCCCTCCGCGGGCGCCGCGTCTCCGGAAAGGCAGTCCTGCGGGTCACGCGGTGA
- a CDS encoding Lrp/AsnC family transcriptional regulator has product MDAIDEAIIRYVLHNARATYAQIGKAAGLSAPAAKRRLGRLEATGAIRGYTALIDPQALAWHTEAFVEVYCTGNPTPAELRRALEGIPEVVEACTVSGAADAVVHMLARDIHHLEQAIQRVRATAPVERTESAIVLSRLLNRPRV; this is encoded by the coding sequence ATGGACGCCATCGACGAAGCGATCATCCGCTACGTGCTGCACAACGCACGTGCCACGTACGCCCAGATCGGCAAGGCGGCCGGGCTGTCCGCGCCCGCTGCCAAGCGGCGTCTCGGCCGTTTGGAGGCCACGGGCGCGATCCGCGGTTACACCGCTCTCATCGACCCTCAGGCATTGGCCTGGCACACCGAGGCTTTCGTCGAGGTCTACTGCACCGGCAATCCCACCCCCGCCGAACTGCGCCGCGCCCTGGAGGGCATCCCCGAGGTCGTCGAAGCCTGTACCGTCTCCGGCGCCGCCGACGCAGTCGTCCACATGCTCGCCAGGGACATCCATCACCTGGAACAGGCCATCCAGCGCGTGCGCGCCACGGCTCCTGTCGAACGGACCGAGAGCGCCATCGTGCTCTCCCGGCTGTTGAACCGGCCTCGCGTGTGA